A genomic region of Kribbella sp. NBC_00382 contains the following coding sequences:
- a CDS encoding CehA/McbA family metallohydrolase: MAITTYRQRWTLDDRAASVWHSLPVDIPAGCPGLLVTLTVPEVEGAVIDLGCEGAGGWRGWSGGARRTFAITPTAATPGYVAGELEEGTWFVVIGLHRLPVEGVELVVEAVTGPVSVIPGLDEYVALTGAVGVPARPPRRVIPAADGLRWVAGDFHAHSLHSDGSTPVANLAALGVSAGLDVMAITDHNTEAHHAELGGLGRRFGIGLIPGQEVTTDTGHANAFGAIGVIDFRQPASTWVTEVARRGGLLSINHPLGGDCSWRHPLPEHPPLAEIWHSSWLDHTWGGPVAWWQAWGQGTTPIGGSDYHNPSSLTTPGIPTTWIAIDANAEGPDELVPAVLEGLAAGRTAVSAGYDAPVVLRNGKELVVVDAPNTLLLTADGTQHAIRSSFESVPAPANPGTALITHTNRFLSLTT; encoded by the coding sequence ATGGCGATCACGACGTACCGGCAGCGGTGGACGCTGGACGACCGGGCCGCATCCGTCTGGCACTCGCTGCCCGTCGACATCCCTGCGGGCTGCCCAGGACTGCTGGTCACCCTGACGGTCCCCGAGGTCGAGGGCGCGGTGATCGACCTCGGTTGCGAAGGTGCCGGCGGCTGGCGCGGGTGGTCCGGTGGCGCGCGGCGGACCTTTGCCATCACTCCCACAGCCGCCACACCTGGCTATGTGGCCGGTGAGTTGGAGGAGGGCACCTGGTTCGTGGTGATCGGGCTGCATCGGCTCCCGGTCGAGGGTGTCGAGCTGGTGGTCGAGGCTGTGACGGGGCCGGTTTCGGTGATCCCGGGACTGGACGAGTACGTCGCGTTGACGGGTGCTGTCGGCGTACCGGCTCGTCCGCCGCGCCGGGTCATACCTGCCGCCGACGGGCTTCGGTGGGTGGCTGGTGACTTCCATGCGCACTCCCTGCACTCGGACGGCTCAACACCCGTCGCCAACCTCGCCGCACTCGGGGTGTCGGCTGGGCTGGACGTCATGGCGATCACCGACCACAACACCGAGGCACATCACGCCGAACTCGGTGGACTCGGCCGGAGGTTCGGCATCGGTCTGATCCCCGGGCAGGAGGTGACCACCGACACCGGCCATGCCAACGCCTTTGGTGCCATCGGCGTCATCGACTTCCGCCAACCGGCGTCCACCTGGGTCACCGAGGTCGCCCGCCGCGGAGGCCTGCTCTCGATCAACCACCCCCTAGGCGGCGACTGCTCCTGGCGCCACCCGCTGCCGGAACACCCACCGCTAGCCGAGATCTGGCACTCCTCCTGGCTAGACCACACCTGGGGCGGCCCCGTCGCCTGGTGGCAAGCCTGGGGCCAAGGCACAACCCCCATCGGCGGCAGCGACTACCACAACCCCAGCTCCCTCACTACGCCCGGCATCCCCACCACCTGGATAGCCATCGACGCCAACGCCGAAGGCCCAGACGAGCTAGTCCCCGCCGTGTTGGAGGGGCTCGCCGCTGGGCGTACTGCGGTCTCGGCGGGGTACGACGCGCCGGTCGTCCTCCGCAACGGCAAAGAGTTGGTGGTCGTCGACGCACCCAACACGCTGCTGCTCACCGCTGACGGTACGCAGCACGCCATCCGCTCGTCCTTCGAGTCC